A genomic segment from Stappia indica encodes:
- a CDS encoding alkaline phosphatase family protein → MVAIAEGADPGLLRSTRGRALCPWLTEALGTAAAWDLDCGPAPYEPSNLATAFTGRGRGHHGCYSYWKIRSEGGAPPAVLTSSDVLVPRLWAWPQLAGKRFALVNVQLTFPPEPLDGVVLSYLMAQTLRYTWPRDLVHELKRRGLRYGHDVSVFYRGEPPASYFAAILKVARYQLEAALALGAEHDVLIVNLTIVDRLSHFLWHEADASDADAGAGEVPRLWLGYAFLDEALARLDRLAGDDPMLVFSEIGFGPLDGFERLDTALAAGGFCRMDASGHVAEDGWVAREAVQGSHGILLNDGSHALRQEVADCLRASRNAGGQLLIARADPREALYEGPAVALAPDLVVTPADPRRPPMGDLRWAEHVNRTLQTGWHRDGGFLCVKRARPVAGAASLEAIAPTIAALGGREAPENCVAPVATRL, encoded by the coding sequence GTGGTTGCAATCGCCGAAGGCGCGGATCCCGGCCTGTTGCGCAGCACCAGGGGACGGGCCCTGTGTCCGTGGCTCACCGAAGCGCTCGGCACCGCCGCTGCGTGGGATCTCGACTGCGGCCCGGCGCCCTATGAGCCCTCGAACCTCGCCACCGCCTTCACGGGCCGCGGCCGCGGCCATCACGGCTGCTATTCCTACTGGAAGATCCGTTCGGAGGGCGGCGCACCGCCCGCTGTCCTGACCTCGTCCGACGTGCTCGTGCCGCGCCTGTGGGCCTGGCCGCAGCTTGCCGGCAAGCGCTTTGCGCTGGTCAATGTCCAGCTCACCTTCCCGCCCGAACCGCTGGACGGGGTCGTGCTCTCCTATCTGATGGCGCAGACGCTGCGCTACACCTGGCCCCGGGATCTGGTGCACGAGTTGAAGCGGCGTGGTCTGCGCTATGGCCACGACGTCTCGGTCTTCTATCGCGGCGAGCCGCCGGCCAGCTATTTCGCCGCGATCCTCAAGGTCGCCCGCTATCAGCTGGAGGCCGCATTGGCGCTCGGCGCCGAGCACGACGTGCTGATCGTCAACCTGACCATCGTCGACCGCCTGTCGCATTTCCTCTGGCACGAGGCGGACGCATCCGATGCCGATGCCGGCGCCGGCGAGGTTCCGCGGCTCTGGCTCGGCTATGCGTTTCTCGACGAGGCGCTGGCGCGGCTCGACCGCCTCGCGGGCGACGATCCGATGCTGGTGTTCTCGGAGATCGGCTTCGGGCCGCTCGACGGGTTCGAACGTCTCGACACCGCCCTTGCCGCGGGCGGCTTCTGCCGCATGGACGCCTCGGGCCATGTGGCGGAGGACGGGTGGGTCGCCCGCGAGGCGGTCCAGGGCAGTCACGGCATCCTGCTCAACGACGGCAGCCACGCCCTGCGCCAGGAGGTGGCCGACTGCCTGCGCGCGTCCCGCAACGCCGGCGGGCAACTGCTGATCGCCCGCGCCGACCCGCGCGAGGCGCTCTACGAGGGGCCGGCGGTCGCGCTTGCGCCCGATCTCGTCGTCACTCCCGCCGACCCGCGCCGCCCGCCGATGGGCGACCTGCGCTGGGCCGAGCATGTCAACCGCACCCTGCAGACCGGCTGGCACCGCGATGGGGGCTTTCTTTGCGTGAAACGGGCGAGGCCGGTTGCCGGTGCGGCCAGTCTGGAAGCCATCGCCCCGACCATCGCCGCGCTTGGCGGACGGGAGGCACCGGAGAATTGCGTTGCGCCGGTGGCGACGCGACTATAG